One Streptosporangium sp. NBC_01495 DNA window includes the following coding sequences:
- a CDS encoding pyridoxamine 5'-phosphate oxidase family protein produces the protein MMNARGLLEEYVMGGKLMQITTLADDGAPQTCSVWYDAHFAPDVLRWISRDDRAHSVNVRTDPRVSGAIVAISLDGLGQTVRGVSFAGQARELPPAGIDEEIAEFVARWPAAADALDRAKLRSGRTPTRLYEATITQWVLFDEQHFPGEPRQVVAAS, from the coding sequence ATGATGAACGCTCGCGGCCTGCTGGAGGAGTACGTCATGGGCGGGAAGCTCATGCAGATCACCACCCTCGCCGATGATGGGGCTCCGCAGACGTGCAGCGTTTGGTACGACGCTCATTTCGCTCCTGACGTTCTGCGGTGGATTTCTCGCGACGATCGTGCCCATAGCGTCAACGTTCGTACGGACCCGCGTGTCTCTGGTGCGATCGTCGCGATCTCTCTGGACGGGCTGGGGCAGACGGTGCGAGGCGTGTCCTTCGCTGGACAGGCCCGCGAGCTTCCCCCCGCAGGCATCGACGAGGAGATCGCGGAGTTCGTTGCCCGCTGGCCAGCCGCAGCGGATGCCCTGGACCGGGCGAAACTCAGGAGCGGACGAACCCCGACACGGCTGTATGAGGCCACGATTACGCAATGGGTGCTGTTCGATGAACAGCACTTCCCGGGCGAGCCCCGCCAGGTGGTAGCCGCCAGTTGA